From a region of the Mycobacterium intracellulare ATCC 13950 genome:
- the nuoF gene encoding NADH-quinone oxidoreductase subunit NuoF encodes MTTTSETSGATPLTPVLSRFWDDPESWTLETYRRHGGYEAMKKALAMEPDAVIGVVKDSGLRGRGGAGFSTGTKWSFIPQGDTGAAAKPHYLVVNADESEPGTCKDIPLMLATPHVLVEGVIIAAYAIRANHAFIYVRGEVLPVLRRLQNAVAEAYAAGYLGRDINGSGFDLELVVHAGAGAYICGEETALLDSLEGRRGQPRLRPPFPAVAGLYGCPTVINNVETIASVPSIIGNGVDWFRSMGSEKSPGFTLYSLSGHVTRPGQYEAPLGITLRELLAYAGGVRAGHRLKFWTPGGSSTPLLTDEHLDVPLDYEGVGGAGSMLGTKALEIFDETTCVVRAVQRWTYFYKHESCGKCTPCREGTFWLDKIYERLEAGTGTHEDLDKLLDISDSILGKAFCALGDGAASPVMSSIQYFRDEYVAHVEGGGCPFDPRDSMLIPNGKA; translated from the coding sequence ATGACAACCACTTCCGAGACGTCCGGCGCCACGCCGCTCACTCCGGTGCTCAGCCGCTTCTGGGACGACCCCGAGTCCTGGACGCTTGAGACCTACCGTCGGCACGGTGGCTACGAGGCGATGAAGAAGGCGCTGGCGATGGAGCCGGACGCGGTGATCGGGGTGGTGAAGGATTCCGGGCTGCGCGGGCGCGGCGGCGCGGGCTTCTCGACCGGGACCAAGTGGTCGTTCATCCCGCAGGGCGACACCGGCGCGGCCGCCAAACCGCACTACCTGGTGGTCAACGCCGACGAGTCGGAACCCGGTACCTGCAAAGACATCCCGCTGATGCTGGCGACACCGCACGTCCTCGTCGAGGGCGTCATCATCGCCGCCTACGCGATCCGGGCCAACCACGCGTTCATCTATGTGCGCGGCGAGGTGCTGCCGGTGCTGCGCCGCCTGCAGAACGCGGTGGCCGAGGCGTACGCCGCCGGGTACCTGGGCCGCGACATCAACGGCTCGGGATTCGATCTGGAGCTGGTCGTGCACGCGGGCGCCGGCGCGTACATCTGCGGCGAGGAGACCGCGCTGCTGGATTCGCTGGAAGGCCGACGCGGCCAGCCGCGGCTGCGCCCGCCGTTCCCCGCCGTCGCCGGCCTGTACGGCTGCCCCACGGTGATCAACAACGTCGAGACCATCGCGAGCGTGCCGTCGATCATCGGCAACGGCGTGGACTGGTTCCGCTCGATGGGAAGCGAAAAATCCCCGGGCTTCACGCTGTATTCGCTGTCCGGGCACGTCACCCGCCCCGGACAGTACGAGGCCCCGCTGGGAATCACGTTGCGGGAGTTGCTCGCCTACGCCGGCGGGGTGCGGGCCGGCCACCGGCTGAAGTTCTGGACGCCCGGCGGCTCGTCGACCCCGCTGCTGACCGACGAGCATCTCGACGTCCCGCTGGACTACGAGGGCGTGGGCGGCGCCGGCTCGATGCTGGGCACCAAGGCGCTGGAGATCTTCGACGAAACCACCTGCGTGGTGCGTGCGGTGCAGCGCTGGACGTACTTCTACAAGCACGAATCGTGCGGCAAATGCACGCCGTGCCGCGAGGGCACCTTCTGGCTGGACAAGATCTACGAGCGGCTGGAGGCCGGCACGGGCACGCACGAGGACCTCGACAAGCTGCTGGACATCTCCGACTCCATCTTGGGTAAAGCGTTCTGCGCCTTGGGCGATGGCGCCGCCAGCCCCGTCATGTCGTCGATCCAGTACTTCCGCGACGAGTACGTCGCCCATGTCGAGGGCGGCGGATGCCCGTTCGACCCACGAGACTCCATGCTGATACCGAACGGAAAGGCATGA
- a CDS encoding NuoB/complex I 20 kDa subunit family protein has product MGLEEQLPGGILLSTVEKVAGYVRKNSLWPATFGLACCAIEMMATAGPRFDIARFGMERFSATPRQADLMIVAGRVSQKMAPVLRQIYDQMAEPKWVLAMGVCASSGGMFNNYAIVQGVDHVVPVDIYLPGCPPRPEMLLYAILKLHEKIQEMPLGVNREDAIAEAEQAALSARPTIEMRGLLR; this is encoded by the coding sequence GTGGGTCTTGAGGAACAGCTGCCCGGCGGGATTCTGCTGTCCACGGTCGAGAAGGTGGCGGGCTATGTCCGCAAGAACTCGCTGTGGCCGGCGACATTCGGGTTGGCCTGCTGCGCCATCGAGATGATGGCAACCGCCGGGCCAAGATTCGACATCGCTCGGTTCGGCATGGAACGCTTCTCGGCCACCCCCCGGCAGGCCGATCTGATGATCGTCGCCGGCCGGGTCAGCCAGAAGATGGCACCGGTATTGCGGCAGATCTACGACCAGATGGCCGAGCCGAAATGGGTGCTCGCCATGGGCGTGTGCGCGTCGTCGGGCGGAATGTTCAACAACTACGCGATCGTCCAGGGCGTGGATCACGTGGTCCCGGTGGACATCTACCTGCCCGGATGCCCGCCGCGGCCGGAGATGCTGCTGTACGCAATCCTGAAGCTGCACGAGAAGATTCAGGAGATGCCGCTGGGCGTCAACCGGGAAGACGCCATCGCCGAGGCCGAGCAGGCGGCGCTGTCGGCCCGGCCCACCATCGAGATGCGCGGACTGCTGCGATGA
- a CDS encoding NADH-quinone oxidoreductase subunit C — protein MSSPNQDPHEAIGRADEEVIDVRRGMFGVQGSGDTSGYGRLVREVLLPGSSPRPYGGYFDELVDGLAEALKKGGVEFTDAIEKVVVYRNELTLHVRREALPQVAQRLRDEPQLRFEMCLGVSGVHYPHEAGRELHAVYPLQSITHNRRVRLEVSAPDDDPHIPSLFGIYPTTDWHERETYDFFGIIFDGHPSLTRIEMPDDWHGHPQRKDYPLGGIPVEYKGAQIPPPDERRAYN, from the coding sequence ATGAGTTCGCCGAATCAGGATCCACACGAGGCGATCGGCCGCGCCGACGAAGAAGTCATCGACGTGCGCCGCGGCATGTTCGGCGTCCAAGGCTCGGGTGACACGTCCGGCTACGGCCGGCTGGTGCGCGAAGTCCTGCTTCCGGGCAGCAGCCCGCGGCCCTACGGCGGCTACTTCGACGAGCTCGTCGACGGACTGGCCGAGGCCCTGAAAAAGGGCGGCGTCGAATTCACGGACGCGATCGAAAAAGTGGTGGTGTACCGCAACGAGCTCACCTTGCATGTGCGCCGGGAGGCGCTGCCGCAGGTCGCCCAGCGCCTTCGCGACGAACCGCAACTGCGCTTCGAAATGTGCCTGGGCGTCAGCGGGGTGCACTACCCGCACGAGGCCGGCCGCGAGCTGCACGCGGTTTATCCGCTGCAATCGATCACGCACAACCGCCGCGTCCGCCTGGAAGTGTCTGCGCCCGACGATGATCCGCACATCCCGTCGCTGTTCGGCATCTATCCGACCACCGACTGGCACGAGCGTGAGACCTACGACTTCTTCGGCATCATCTTCGACGGTCACCCGTCGCTGACCCGCATCGAAATGCCCGACGACTGGCACGGACATCCGCAGCGCAAGGACTACCCTCTCGGCGGAATTCCCGTCGAATACAAAGGCGCACAGATCCCCCCGCCCGACGAGCGGAGAGCGTACAACTGA
- a CDS encoding Rv3143 family two-component system response regulator, whose amino-acid sequence MSDSLPQSSVALRILVYSSNAQTRERVMRALGKQLHPDLPELSYVEVATGPMVVRTMDEGGIDLAILDGEATPTGGMGIAKQLKDELETCPPLVVLTGRPDDAWLASWSRAEGAVPHPIDPILLGRTVLNLLRTPVR is encoded by the coding sequence GTGTCCGACAGCCTCCCCCAATCCAGCGTCGCCCTGCGGATCCTCGTCTACAGCAGCAACGCCCAAACCCGCGAACGGGTGATGCGCGCGCTCGGCAAGCAGCTGCACCCGGATTTGCCCGAGTTGAGCTATGTCGAGGTGGCGACCGGTCCGATGGTGGTGCGCACGATGGACGAGGGCGGCATCGACTTGGCCATCCTGGACGGCGAGGCCACCCCGACGGGCGGCATGGGAATCGCGAAACAGCTCAAAGACGAACTCGAGACCTGCCCACCGCTGGTGGTGCTCACCGGGCGTCCCGACGACGCGTGGCTGGCATCCTGGTCGCGCGCCGAGGGTGCGGTGCCACATCCCATCGACCCCATCCTGCTGGGCCGCACGGTCCTCAATTTGCTGCGAACCCCGGTTCGCTGA
- a CDS encoding YceI family protein, whose translation MTTLETLLHDPDLAGGWNLVLDRSAITFKGRNMWGLVNVKGRFTDFTGDGQLTGKGAVFGRVDIRAASLDTGIGRRDKHLRSADFFDVDRFPEIGVVVTALRPTTGKAADVRANFTIKGITAELPLPVTISELDDGSVRVAGETTLDRARFDLGWNRLGMIGPTVTAAAEAIFVRESR comes from the coding sequence ATGACGACTTTGGAGACACTGCTTCACGATCCCGACCTCGCCGGCGGGTGGAACCTGGTCTTGGATCGCTCGGCCATCACGTTCAAGGGCCGCAACATGTGGGGGCTCGTCAACGTCAAGGGCCGCTTCACCGACTTCACCGGCGACGGCCAACTGACCGGCAAGGGAGCGGTTTTCGGGCGCGTCGACATCCGGGCCGCCTCGCTGGACACCGGGATCGGCCGCCGCGACAAACACCTGCGCTCGGCGGACTTCTTCGACGTGGACCGCTTTCCCGAGATCGGCGTCGTCGTCACCGCGCTGCGCCCCACGACGGGCAAGGCCGCCGACGTTCGGGCCAACTTCACCATCAAGGGCATCACCGCGGAGCTGCCGCTGCCCGTCACGATCTCCGAACTCGACGACGGCTCGGTCCGCGTCGCCGGCGAGACCACGCTCGATCGTGCCCGGTTCGACCTGGGTTGGAACCGGCTCGGCATGATCGGCCCGACGGTGACCGCGGCGGCGGAAGCCATCTTCGTGCGCGAATCGCGATGA
- the nuoE gene encoding NADH-quinone oxidoreductase subunit NuoE produces MTGPQGQPVFLRLGPPPDEPNAFVVEGAPTSYPPEVRARLEVDAKEIMGRYPEKRSALLPLLHLVQAQDSYLTPAGLEFCGEQLGLSGAEVSAVASFYTMYRRGPTGDYLVGVCTNTLCAVMGGDAIFDALKEHLGIGNDETTADGSVTLQHIECNAACDYAPVVMVNWEFFDNQTCESARELVDSLRSGEPKAPTRGAPLCAFRETSRILAGLPDERPDQGQGGAGAATLAGLKVAKEHGMQAPGAPEGQP; encoded by the coding sequence GTGACCGGCCCGCAGGGACAGCCAGTCTTCCTGCGGCTCGGCCCGCCGCCGGACGAGCCCAACGCGTTCGTCGTCGAGGGCGCGCCCACGTCGTATCCGCCCGAGGTGCGGGCCCGGCTGGAGGTCGACGCCAAGGAGATCATGGGCCGCTACCCCGAGAAGCGCTCGGCGCTGCTGCCGTTGCTGCACCTGGTGCAGGCGCAGGATTCCTACCTGACGCCGGCGGGCCTGGAGTTCTGCGGTGAGCAGCTGGGACTCAGCGGAGCCGAGGTGTCCGCCGTGGCGAGCTTTTACACGATGTATCGCCGCGGCCCCACCGGCGACTACCTGGTGGGCGTCTGCACCAACACGCTGTGCGCCGTCATGGGCGGCGACGCCATTTTCGATGCCCTGAAAGAACATTTGGGCATCGGCAACGACGAGACGACCGCCGACGGATCGGTCACTCTGCAACACATCGAATGCAACGCCGCCTGCGACTACGCGCCCGTGGTGATGGTCAACTGGGAGTTCTTCGACAACCAGACTTGCGAATCGGCACGCGAACTCGTCGACTCGCTGCGTTCCGGTGAGCCCAAGGCCCCGACCCGCGGCGCGCCGCTGTGCGCCTTCCGGGAGACGTCGCGCATCCTGGCCGGCCTGCCCGACGAGCGGCCCGACCAGGGGCAGGGAGGCGCCGGTGCGGCGACCCTGGCCGGCCTGAAGGTAGCCAAGGAACACGGCATGCAGGCGCCCGGCGCGCCGGAAGGCCAGCCATGA
- a CDS encoding NADH-quinone oxidoreductase subunit A yields the protein MNVYIPILVLGAIAAAFAVGSVVIASLAGPSRFNKSKMAAYECGIEPTETSVSGPHATAGQRFPVKYYLTAMLFIVFDIEIVFLYPWAVSYDALGTFALVEMVVFMLTVFVAYAYVWRRGGLTWD from the coding sequence TTGAACGTCTACATACCCATCCTGGTGCTCGGTGCGATCGCCGCGGCCTTTGCCGTGGGCTCGGTGGTGATCGCGAGCCTGGCGGGCCCGTCACGGTTCAACAAGTCGAAGATGGCGGCCTACGAGTGTGGGATCGAGCCCACCGAGACCTCGGTGAGCGGGCCGCATGCGACGGCAGGACAGCGGTTTCCGGTGAAGTACTACCTGACCGCGATGCTGTTCATCGTCTTCGACATCGAAATCGTGTTCCTGTATCCGTGGGCGGTCAGCTATGACGCGTTGGGCACGTTTGCTCTGGTCGAAATGGTCGTGTTCATGCTCACGGTCTTCGTGGCCTACGCGTACGTGTGGCGCCGCGGCGGCCTGACGTGGGATTGA
- a CDS encoding nuclear transport factor 2 family protein, translated as MPASRAETVIEAADRLFTAIERGDVAAVGAMWSDDIAVWRVGSRHDPLKTDDKARAMRVIEWFIGATTQRRYEILDRQLFDDGSAQGFVQQHVLHATGHAGQSISLRVCIVIRVGTDGRIERIDEYFDPAGIAPLLD; from the coding sequence ATGCCCGCGTCCCGCGCAGAAACGGTCATCGAGGCCGCCGACCGCCTGTTCACGGCGATCGAGCGAGGCGATGTCGCGGCGGTCGGCGCGATGTGGAGCGACGACATCGCGGTATGGCGCGTCGGCTCGCGCCACGACCCCCTCAAAACGGACGACAAGGCCCGCGCGATGCGGGTCATCGAGTGGTTCATCGGCGCGACCACGCAGCGCCGCTACGAAATTCTCGACCGGCAGCTCTTCGACGACGGGTCCGCTCAGGGCTTCGTCCAGCAGCACGTCCTGCACGCGACCGGGCATGCGGGGCAATCGATCTCGCTGCGCGTGTGCATCGTGATCCGGGTGGGCACCGACGGCCGGATCGAGCGCATCGACGAATATTTCGACCCCGCCGGGATCGCGCCGTTGCTGGATTGA
- the nuoD gene encoding NADH dehydrogenase (quinone) subunit D — MSTTTESTHDGAGETLVVAGGQDWDKVVEAARNADPGERIVVNMGPQHPSTHGVLRLILEIEGETVTDARCGIGYLHTGIEKNLEYRYWTQGVTFVTRMDYLAPFFNETAYCLGVEKLLGITDQIPERVDVIRVLMMELNRISSHLVALATGGMELGAMTPMFVGFRGREIVLTLFESITGLRMNSNYIRPGGVAQDLPPNAQTEIAEALEPLREVLREMSGLLNENAIWKARTQDVGYLDLTGCMALGITGPILRATGLPHDLRKSEPYCGYENYEFDVITEDTCDAYGRYMIRVNEMWESIKIVEQCLDKLKPGPTMVEDRKIAWPADLKVGPDGMGNSPEHIAKIMGGSMEALIHHFKLVTEGIRVPPGQVYTAVESPRGELGVHMVSDGGTRPYRVHYRDPSFTNLQSVAAMCEGGLVADLITSVASIDPVMGGVDR; from the coding sequence ATGAGCACCACCACCGAATCGACGCACGACGGCGCCGGCGAGACACTCGTGGTCGCCGGCGGCCAGGACTGGGACAAGGTCGTCGAAGCCGCCCGCAACGCCGATCCCGGCGAACGCATCGTCGTCAACATGGGGCCCCAGCACCCGTCCACACACGGGGTGCTGCGGCTGATCCTGGAAATCGAGGGCGAGACGGTCACCGACGCCCGCTGCGGCATCGGGTACCTGCACACCGGCATCGAAAAGAACCTCGAATACCGCTACTGGACCCAGGGCGTCACCTTCGTGACCCGGATGGATTACCTCGCACCGTTTTTCAACGAGACCGCCTACTGCCTGGGCGTGGAGAAGCTACTCGGCATCACCGACCAGATACCCGAGCGCGTCGACGTCATCCGGGTGTTGATGATGGAGCTCAACCGGATTTCGTCGCACCTGGTGGCCTTGGCCACCGGCGGCATGGAACTGGGCGCCATGACCCCGATGTTCGTCGGTTTCCGGGGCCGCGAGATCGTGCTGACCCTGTTCGAATCGATCACCGGCTTGCGGATGAACAGCAACTACATCCGGCCCGGCGGCGTGGCCCAGGACCTGCCGCCGAACGCGCAGACCGAGATCGCCGAGGCCCTCGAACCGCTGCGGGAAGTGCTGCGCGAGATGAGCGGTCTGCTCAACGAGAACGCGATCTGGAAGGCCCGCACCCAGGACGTCGGCTACCTGGACCTGACCGGGTGCATGGCGCTGGGCATCACCGGGCCGATCCTGCGTGCCACCGGGCTGCCGCACGATCTGCGCAAGAGCGAACCGTACTGCGGATATGAAAACTACGAATTCGACGTAATCACCGAAGACACGTGTGATGCTTACGGGCGCTACATGATTCGTGTCAACGAGATGTGGGAGTCGATCAAGATCGTCGAGCAGTGTCTGGACAAGTTGAAGCCCGGCCCGACCATGGTCGAGGATCGCAAGATCGCCTGGCCGGCCGACCTGAAGGTGGGGCCGGACGGCATGGGCAACTCGCCGGAGCACATCGCCAAGATCATGGGCGGTTCGATGGAGGCCTTGATCCACCACTTCAAATTGGTCACCGAGGGCATCAGGGTTCCGCCCGGCCAGGTGTACACCGCGGTCGAGTCGCCGCGCGGGGAGCTCGGCGTGCACATGGTCAGCGACGGCGGCACCCGGCCCTACCGAGTGCATTACCGAGACCCCTCGTTCACCAACCTGCAGTCGGTCGCCGCGATGTGCGAGGGCGGGTTGGTCGCCGACCTGATCACCTCGGTCGCCAGCATCGACCCGGTCATGGGCGGGGTGGACCGGTGA